The proteins below come from a single Deltaproteobacteria bacterium genomic window:
- a CDS encoding PAAR domain-containing protein, translating into MPPQGRLGDKSQAAADAHGCVACPHPVIGPAVQGSPDVLVNFRPALRVDDIGIHAPCCGPNMWKAAKGSSTVLINNKPAHRMGDDDQHCGGMGKLIEGSTDVIVGG; encoded by the coding sequence ATGCCACCACAAGGACGACTTGGAGACAAATCACAGGCGGCAGCCGATGCCCACGGTTGCGTTGCTTGCCCGCATCCCGTTATAGGCCCGGCTGTTCAAGGTTCGCCTGACGTGCTGGTGAATTTTCGGCCGGCCCTGCGTGTGGACGATATAGGGATTCATGCGCCGTGTTGCGGCCCCAATATGTGGAAAGCTGCCAAAGGAAGCTCCACGGTCTTGATCAACAACAAGCCCGCCCACCGCATGGGCGATGATGATCAGCATTGCGGTGGAATGGGTAAGTTGATAGAGGGCAGCACTGACGTAATCGTGGGAGGGTGA